In one Rutidosis leptorrhynchoides isolate AG116_Rl617_1_P2 chromosome 8, CSIRO_AGI_Rlap_v1, whole genome shotgun sequence genomic region, the following are encoded:
- the LOC139864203 gene encoding RING-H2 finger protein ATL52-like, with protein sequence MGDPNHNHDRVNPLLVGVLGVISGAIIVAFIHCIFVNYRRSSVETIIEPTRPPNNNMYRRPRIRVDRDSSPSLSLPSTSTTLSSSGSSVVLTVHKYTKEFKEGTCAVCLGEFEEDEEVRIMLECAHVFHVSCIDIWLFSHGNCPLCRANATPRIHDVPPPAHDVLLSILTSNPIV encoded by the coding sequence ATGGGTGACCCAAATCACAATCACGATCGTGTTAACCCGCTCTTAGTTGGGGTCCTTGGGGTTATTTCGGGTGCGATTATAGTAGCGTTTATTCATTGTATATTCGTTAACTATCGTCGTAGTAGTGTTGAAACCATCATCGAGCCGACTAGGCCACCAAATAATAATATGTACCGTCGTCCTAGAATTCGCGTTGATCGTGACTCCAGTCCCAGCTTATCGTTACCAAGTACTAGTACGACGTTGAGCTCAAGTGGGTCGTCGGTCGTGTTGACCGTTCATAAGTACACTAAAGAGTTTAAGGAAGGGACATGTGCGGTTTGTTTGGGTGAgtttgaagaagatgaagaggtTAGGATAATGCTGGAATGCGCACATGTTTTTCACGTGTCGTGTATCGATATATGGCTATTTTCTCATGGAAATTGTCCTCTTTGTCGAGCGAATGCTACTCCTCGGATACATGATGTTCCTCCTCCGGCACATGATGTTCTTTTGTCGATCTTGACTTCGAATCCCATCGTGTAA